GCCGCGGCATCCCAGAAGGCCGTGGACCCGCCGTTGCCCAGGACCACTTCGTAGCCGTCGGGCACTGAGAACAGTTCGCGCAACCCGGAGCGGACGCGGCCGACCAAGTCCTTGACCGGCGCCTGACGGTGCGAGGTGCCGAACAGCGGCGCCGCGGTGGTGACCAGCGCGTTCAACTGCTCAGGGCGGACCTTCGACGGCCCGCAACCGAACCGTCCGTCAGCGGGCTTGATGTTGTCCGGGATCGTGAGCTGCTCAGCCATGGTCTCTAGCGTAGACAGCGGGCAGCGCGACCTCGCAGGGCAGGTTTATTGTGACGTGGATCACCCAAGGCGCTCGACACCTGTCACGCCCACAGTGTTGATCTGGAGTCTGGACGGGTACCCAGTACCTGCGGTACCGTTGTACATAAGCCTACTAAATGTAAACGACTGCTGGAGGTGTCTCCAATGGCTCAGAAAGCCGCTCGAACCCGAATCGTGCGCCGGTGGCGAGCCAACATGGAAGTGACCGACGACGCGAACTACGTCGAGATCCTCAACACCTTGTCGGAAGGGTCGGTACGCCGGAACTTCAATCCGTACACCGACATCGACTGGGACACTCCGGAGTTCAAGGTCACCGAGAATGACCCGCGCTGGATCCTGCCGGGTACCGACCCGATCGGTCGGCACTGGTGGTACCAGGCCCAGCCCGAGGACGTCCAGATCAAGATCGGCATGTGGCGCCAGGCCAACGTGGCCAAGGTCGGGCTGCACTTCGAGTCGATCCTGATCCGCGGCCTGATGGAATACGCGTTCTGGACGCCCAACGGCTCACCCGAGTACCGCTACTGCCTGCACGAGGCGGTGGAAGAGTGCAACCACACCATGATGTTCCAGGAGATGGTGAACCACATCGGCGCTGACGTGCCCGGGATGCCGCGGTTGCTCAAGTGGGTGCAGCCGTTCATTCCGCTGGTCGCCGGACCGCTGCCGATCCCATTCTGGTTCGGCATCCTCGCTGGCGAAGAGCCCATCGACCACATCCAGAAGGCCATCCTGCGCGAAGGCAAGACCCTGCACCCGATCATGGAACGGGTGATGGCCATTCACGTGGCCGAGGAGGCGCGGCACATCTCCTTCGCGCACGAGTATCTGCACAAGCGCATTCCGAATCTGCCTCGTCGTAAGCGGTTCTGGCTGTCGCTGTACGTGCCGATCGTGATGCGGATCCTGTGTTCGGCGATCGTGGTGCCGCCCAAGGCGTTCTGGTCCGAGTTCGACATTCCGCGCGAAGTCCGCAAGGACATCTTCTTCCGGTCGGCCGAGGCTCGACAGATGTTGCAGGACATGTTCGGCGACGTCCGGATGCTCTGCCACGACACCGGTCTGATGAACCCGGTCGCCAAGTTGGTATGGCGGATCTGCCGGATCCACGGCGCACCGTCCCGGTTCCGCAGCCAGCCGCAGCGTGCGCACCTCACGCCCGTTGCCGCTTCGGTCGCGTAGCGACAACCTCAGGTCATGCCGCACGTAATTACCCAGGCGTGTTGTAACGACGCGTCATGTGTGTTCGCCTGCCCGGTCAACTGCATTCACCCCACGCCCGACGAGCCCGAGTTCGCCACGTCGGAGATGCTCTATATCGACCCCGATGCGTGTGTGGACTGCGGAGCCTGCGTGCGGGCCTGCCCGGTCGACGCGATCGTCCCGCACACCAAGGTGATGGTCGAACAGTTGCCGTTCGTGGAGATCAATAAGTCGTTCTACCCGGAACGGCCCGTCGGGGTGAAGCTGCCGCCTACCTCCAAGCTGGCGCCTATCCTGCCGGCCGCCGAGCTGCATCAGCGAGGCAAGTACCCGCTGACCGTGGCTATCGTCGGCTCCGGCCCGGCGGCCATGTACGCGGCCGATGAACTAATGACCCAGCAGGGTGTGCTGGTGAATATGTTCGAGAAGCTGCCCACCCCTTACGGGTTGGTGCGGGCGGGCGTCGCCCCGGATCACCAGCGCACCAAGCTGGCCACCCGGTTGTTCGACGAGATCTCCTCGCGTCGTGGTTTCCAGTTCTTCCTCAACGTCGAGGTGGGCAAACACCTGACTCACGCGGACCTGCTGCAGCACCACCACGCCGTGCTGTACGCCTCGGGTGCGCTGCACGACCGGCGACTGGAAATCGATGGCATGGGGCTGCCCGGAACGGGCACCGCGACCGAGATCGTCGGCTGGTACAACGGGCATCCCGAGTTCGCCGACCTGCCAGTCGATCTCAGCTGCGAACGGGTGGTGATCGTGGGCAACGGCAACGTCGCCCTCGATGTGGCACGCGTGCTCACCGCCGACCCGGACCGACTGGCCCGCACCGACATCGCCGACTACGCGCTGGCAGCGCTGCGGGACTCGGCCATTTCCGAAGTGGTGATCGTCGCCCGGCGCGGCCCAGCGTCTTCGGCGTTCACCCTGCCCGAACTGGTGGGGCTGACACAGACCGCCGAAGTGGTCCTCGATGCCGAGGACCATGCCCGGGTGCGTGATGACCTGGCGACGGTTCAAGACACCTTGACCCGGCAGAAGCTGGAGATACTGAGCAAGTTGGGTGACGCGTCGGCGCCGATCACCCGTCCCCGGATCCGATTCGCCTACGAGTTGACCCCGGCGCGAGTTCTCGGTGATGACCGTTGCAGTGCAGTGGAATTCACTGTCACCGGAACCGATCAGCTGCGACGCATCGACGCCGGTCTGGTGCTGACTTCGATCGGCTACCACGGCACGCCCATCGCCGATCTGCCGTTCGACGACGCTGCCGGCGTCGTCCCGAACGAGGGCGGCCGTGTGATCGACCCGGCGACCGGTGAGCGAGTTCCGGGCGCGTACGTGTCGGGCTGGATCAAGCGCGGCACCAACGGATTTATCGGCTCCAACAAGTCTGACTCGCTCAAGACCATCCAGACGCTGGCCGCCGACTACAACGCAGATCTGCTGACGGAGCCGATCGCCGGCCCGCGGGCAGTCGCCCGGATGGTGCATGCCCAGCAACCCGATGTCATCGACGCCGCGGGTTGGAAGGCCATCGACAAAGCCGAAATCGCCCGCGGCGCAGCGCAAGGCCGCCCCCGGGTGAAGTTCACCCGGGTTCCGGACATGCTCGACGAGGTCAAGGACCACTCGGACCTGCCGCTGCTGCAGAACCTGCTCCGCGCGCTGCGGCGCAGCTGAACCGCCCGAACCCACGCACGCGCCGAGCGTGTACTCAGGGCGAAGAATCGCGCAGAATCTCGCCCTGGTTACACGTTCGGCGCAAGGGCCGGCGGATTCACGCTGTGGTGACGTGCTCCCAGCCCGCAACGGATTCCGCGCTGCGCGGCCCCGGCCCGACGTAGATCGCCGACGGGCGCACCAGCTTGCCCAGTCGCTTCTGCTCCATGATGTGGGCGCACCAGCCCGCGGTGCGGCCACAGGTGAACATCGCCGGCATCATCGCCGGGGGTACCTCGGCGAAGTCCAGGATCACCGCCGCCCAGAACTCCACGTTGGTCTCGATGGCCCGATCGGGGCGACGCTCCCGAAGCTCGGTCAGCGCCGCCTGCTCCAGGGCCGCAGCCACCTCAAAACGCGGGGCGTCCAAGCGCTTGGCGGTGGCCCGCAGCACCCGAGCGCGCGGGTCTTCGGCGCGGTACACCCGGTGTCCAAAGCCCATCAGCTTCTCGCGCCGGTCCAGGATGCCCTTGACCACTGCGCGGGCGTCACCGGTGCGCTCCGCCTCGGCGATCATCGGGATCACCCGCGCCGGGGCGCCGCCGTGCAGCGGGCCACTCATCGCGCCGATCGCGCCGGACAGCGCCGCGCCGACGTCGGCGCCAGTCGAAGCGATCACCCGGGCGGTGAACGTCGAGGCGTTCATGCCGTGCTCGGCCGCCGACACCCAGTAGGCGTCGATCGCCTCGGTGTGGCGGGGGTCGGGCTCGCCGCGCCAGCGGGTCATGAACCGCTCAGTGATGGTGGAGCACCCGTCGATCGTCTGCTGCGAGACCGCGGGCTCCTGGCCGCGAGCCGATTGGGCGACATAGGACAGCACCATCACCGACGCGCGGGCCAGCTGATCGCGGGCGGTGGCGTCGTCGGTGTCCAACAACGGTTCAAAGCCCCACTGCGGCGCCAGCATCGCCACTCCGGCCTGGGCGTCCACCCGGACGTCGCCGGTGCGAACCGGCAGCTCCAGCGGCTCGGCGGGTGCCAGCGAACGGCTGAAGTCGCCGTCGACCAGCAGGGCCCACACATCGCCGAAGCCGACCTTGCCGGCCAAGTCCTCGATGTCCACGCCGCGGTAGCGCAGCGCGCCGCCGTCCTTGTCCGGTTCGGCGATTTCAGTAGTGAAGGCAACAGTGCCTTCCAGGCCGGCGACAAAGTTCTCCGGGACCGCAGCAGTCATACCGTGGATTCTTCCACCCCGGCGCCCAGTCATTGCTACCGGCCGGTAACGACGGCTGGTCTGCGGCGCGGCGTAGCGTTGTGCGGTGCACAGGACCGGCCCCGACAACGAGCACTTGGCGGAGATGCGAGTGGAATACCAGGAGAAGGACAACAGCGGCGACCTCGACGCGGACTGGCTCGAGGCGGGCTGGGAGGTTCTGCTGCGCAATTGGATTGGCGACGCCGAGCGCGCGGGGGTCCCCGAACCCAACGCCATGGTGCTGGCGACGGTCGAAGCCGGCCGCCCGGTCAGCCGTTCGGTGCTGTGCAAGAACCTCGACGAGAACGGTGTGACGTTTTTCACCGACTCCGACTCCGCCAAGGCTGCTGAGCTGGCCGCGACACCGTACGCATCGGCCACTTTTCCCTGGTATCAGCTGGGTCGTCAGGTCCACATTCGCGGACCGGTCACCCAGCTCGCCGAGTCGGTCAGCGCCGAGTACTGGTCACACCGACCGCGGGCGTCCCAGCTGGGTTTCTGCGCCTCGCAACAGTCGCAGCCGATCGCCTCACGGGCCGCACTGCTGGCGCAGTTGGACGCGGTGACGGCCCAATTCTCCGGCGCCGAGTCGATTCCCGCGCCGCCGAACTGGCGTGGCTACCGGATCGCCCCGGAGGTGGTGGAGTTCTGGCAGGGCCGGGAAGGCCGGTTGCACAACCGGATTCGGGTGACCGGCGGGCGGGTGGAGCGACTCCAGCCGTGAGTCCGGTGTCGCTGCGGTGAGGATCTTCGCCGACACCACCCCGTTGCGCAGCCCCGACTTTCGGCGGTTGTGGGTGGCTGGAATCCCGACCGTCATCGGGGCGAACCTGACCATCTTCGCGGTGCCGGTGCAGATCTATGCGCTGACCCGCAGTTCGGCCTACGTCGGGCTGTCGGGGCTGTTCGCGCTGGTCCCGCTGGTCGTCTTCGGTCTGCTCGGCGGCGCCTGGGCCGACGCCATGGACCGCCGCAAGCTGCTGATCCTCGCCTCCTGCGGGCTGGCGGCGGCCTCGCTGCTGCTGTGGCTCCAAGCCGCGGCCGGACTCGAGAACGTGTGGGTGGTGCTCGTACTGCTGGGTGTTCAGCAGGGGTTCTATGCGGTCAATGCCCCGACCCGATCCGCGGCCATTCCGCGGCTGGTCGCGGGCAAGGATCTGCCTGCCGCCAACTCGCTGAACATGACCGTCATGCAGTTCGGCGCGATCGTCGGGCCCCTGCTGGCCGGACTGATGCTCGGCTGGGTGGATCTGTCCACCCTGTATTTGATCGACGCGGCGACGTGCATCTTCCCGATCTGGGCGACGTTTCGGCTGGCGCCCATGCCGCCGGTCGAATCGGCCGGACCGTCCAGCTTCGGGATCGCGGCCGTGCTGGACGGGTTCCGCTACCTGGCCGGCAACACCGTGGTGCTGATGTCGTTCGTGGTGGACCTGATCGCGATGATCCTCGGCATGCCGAGGGCACTGTTCCCGCAGATCGCGAGTGCGGACTTCGGCGGGCCGGTCGAGGGCGGCACCACCATGGCGCTGCTGGCCGCGGCAATGTCGGCCGGGGCGGTGCTCGGCGGGGTGTTCTCGGGGTGGCTGCCCCGGATCACCCGTCAGGGCCTGGCCGTCGTGGCCGCCATCGTGGTCTGGGGAGTGGCGATGATCGGCTTCGGGCTCGCGGTCGGGCACGGCGGCGGGCACGCGGGCCGAGCGCTGTGGGTGGCGCTGGTGTTCCTGGCAGTGGGTGGTGCCGCGGACATGGTCTCTGCGGCTTTCCGGTCGACGATGCTGCAGCAGGCCGCCTCCGACGAGATCCGCGGCCGGCTGCAGGGGGTGTTCACCGTGATCGTCGCCGGTGGCCCGCGGCTCGCCGACGCGGTGCACGGCGCCGCCGGGGCGGTGGTGGGGACGGCCGCGGCGTCCGCCGGTGGCGGGGCCCTGGTGGTGGTGGGCGTGGTGCTTGCGGCCCTGGCAGCGCCCGCATTCCTGCGCTATCGGCGGCCCGGCGATGTACACCGACCGCCGCCGTCGTCACGCCGATAGGAGATACCTCGGCCCCGGGCGGGCGCGTCGGCCCGGAACCGACTACCTTTTCCTATACACGCCCAATCTGGTCAGCCGAATAGCGCAAAGGGGTTCCTTGTGGCCGCAACCGACGACACCGCCACTCTCCGGTATCCGGGCGGCGAGCTAGAACTGCCGATCGTTAAGGCGACCGAGGGGTCCGACGCTCTCGCCATCGGTTCGCTGCTCGCCAAGACCGGCTACACCACGTTCGACAATGGCTATGCCAACACCTCGCCGGTCAAGAGCGCCATCACCTACATCGACGGTGACGCCGGCATCCTGCGCTACCGCGGCTACCCGATCGAGCAGCTGGCCGAGAAGTCGACCTTCATCGAGGTCAGCTACCTGCTGATCTACGGCGAGCTGCCCACGACCGAGCAGTTGGCCACGTTCACCGGCCGGATTCAGCGGCACACGATGCTGCACGAGGACCTGAAGCGGTTCTTCGACGGCTTCCCGCGCAACGCCCACCCGATGCCGGTGCTCTCCAGCGTGGTCAACGCGTTGAGCGCCTACTACCAGGACTCGCTGGACCCGTCGGACAACGACCAGGTTGAGCTGTCGACCATTCGGCTGCTGGGCAAGCTGCCCACCATCGCCGCTTACGCCTACAAGAAGTCGGCCGGCCAGCCGTTCCTGTACCCGGACAACTCGCTGAGCCTGGTGGAGAACTTCCTGCGGATGACGTTCGGCCTGCCGGCCGAGCCCTATGAGGCAGACCCCGAGGTTGTCCGCGCGCTGGACATGCTGTTCATCCTGCACGCCGACCACGAGCAGAACTGCTCGACGTCGACGGTGCGGCTGGTGGGCTCCTCTCGGGCCAACCTGTTCACCTCGATCTCCGGCGGCATCAACGCGCTGTGGGGCCCGCTGCACGGTGGCGCCAACCAGGCGGTTCTGGAGATGCTCGAGCAGATCCGCGACCAGCAGAACGGCAACGTCACTGACTTCGTGCGCAAGGTCAAGAACCGCGAAGACGGCGTCAAGCTGATGGGCTTCGGCCACCGCGTCTACAAGAACTACGACCCGCGGGCGCGGATCGTCAAGGAACAGGCCGACAAGATCCTCGGCAAGCTCGGCGGTGACGACGAACTGCTCAACATCGCCAAGGACCTCGAAGAGGCCGCGCTGACCGATGACTACTTCGTCGAGCGCAAGCTCTACCCGAACGTCGACTTCTACACCGGCCTGATCTACCGGGCGATCGGCTTCCCGGCCCAGATGTTCACGGTGCTGTTCGCGCTGGGCCGACTGCCCGGCTGGATCGCGCACTGGCGCGAGATGCATGACGAGGGCGACAGCAAGATCGGCCGGCCGCGTCAGATCTACACCGGTTACACCGAGCGTGACTACGTCGGCATCGGCGGACGGTAACCACCATGACTAACAGCGCCAAGCCACAGATCACCGTTCCGACCGGCCCGGCACCCGCCGACCTGGTCATCGAGGACATCGTCGTCGGGGAAGGCCCCGCGGCCGTCCCCGGTGGCGTCGTCAACGTGCACTACCTTGGCGTCGACTACGACACCGGCGCGGAGTTCGACAGCTCGTGGAACCGCGGCGAATCTCTGGAATTTCCGCTGGACGGGCTCATCGCCGGTTGGCAGGACGGCATCCCGGGCATGAAGGTGGGCGGCCGGCGTCAGCTGGTGATCCCGCCGGAGCTGGCCTACGGCCCCGACGGGACCGGACACCCGCTGGCCGGCAAGACCCTGGTCTTTGTGATCGACCTGCTCGGCACCCGCTGAGTGCGAGCCCGGCTGATCGGTGCGGCGCTGGCAACGGTGCTGCTCGCTGCGATCGGTTACGGCTTACTGGAACGCGCGCCCCAACCCGTCGCCGCCCCGCAACCCGCCGCCGGGCCGGCAGTGCCGGTGCCGGTGTCGGTGATCCGTCACGGCACTGAATTCACCCTGGCCGGGGACGTGGCCGATCCGGCAGCCAAACGAGAGCTGTTGGACGCGGTGCTCACCTCGAGTGACGACGTCACCGTCGTCGACCGCCTCGGGGTGGTGCCCGGAGCGGTGAGCGTCGATTTCTCGGGCGCGGCCCCGGTGTTCGAGGCGGCCGCGGGCATCGGCGATTTCACTTTTGAGATCACCGGCGACACCGTGACGCTGGGCGGGACCGCGGCGAAGGCGGACGAGGCGGCCGCCGTACAGGCCGCGGCCGAAGATGCCTGGGCGCGGGCCCACATCGTCAACGAGTTGGTGACCAGCTCCCAGCGCGGGGAAAAGTCCACCAAAAACAACTAATTACCTCCATCGATATATCGAAACTCCTACACTCGCGGTGTCCTGGACTCGCGGGTGTTTTTCGGTCGTCAAGGAGGATCCATGCCAGGCTCAGAAAACCCCACTGTGACTGGCTGGCGAAAGGTCTCGCGGTTCTACCGCCGACCACCCGGCTTCGGCTGGGTCTTAGCCCTGGTGGCAATTCCGTTGCTACTGGCCCTGATTGGCTACGGAGTAACCGATCGATCCAAACTCGACATCAACGGGCCGAACATCAGTACGCCGAACGTCGCCGCGCCGACCCTGTCGCTGTCGGTACCGAGTGTGAGCCCGCCGGGGTGGTCCTTCGCCCCGCTGGCGATTCTGCGCAACGGCAATGTCATCACCCTCAATGGGGATCTGCCTGACATCGCCACTCGGACCGGACTGTTCGACATGCTCAAGGGAGTGTTCGGCAGTGGTGTGCAACTGGTCGACAACCTCAACATCAAGGCCGGCGTCACCGCACCCGACCTGTCCGGCCTGGGATCGGTGTTCAAGGCCGCAGTGTCCATGCCGGACTTCAAGTTCAAGATCGTCGACGACACCCTCACTCTGATCGGAACCGCGGCTTCCGACGCAGTCAAGTTTGCCGTCGAGGCGGCATCGAAAGCGGCGTGGCCGAACCTGAAGCTGCTCAACGATATTCAGGTCTCAGCTGGTGAGACCCAGGTGGCCCCGAGTGTGAGCGAGGCGCCGACCCCCGCCCCGACGTCGGCCCCCGGTCCAACTGCTGACTGCGGCAATCTACAGGCCGACATCACCGCGCTGATGAGCACGCCGGTCAGGTTCGTCACCAATGGCTACACCCTGTCGGTGGGCACGAAGGAGCAACTGGCCCGGGTGGCGGAGAAGGTGAAGGGCTGCCACAACGCCCGCGTCGCGGTAAACGGCTACACCGACAACACCGGCAACGATCGAATCAATGTGCCGCTGAGCGCAGCCCGCGCCAAGTCCGTCGCCGACTTCCTGGTGTCCCACGGCGTCCCAGCCAACAGCGTCACGTCCAAGGGATTCGGCTCGGCCGACCCCATCGCCAGCAACGCGACACCGGACGGTCGTGCCCAAAACCGTCGCGTCGCGATCACCGTGAGCTAAGGAGAAGCTGCAATGGATTTCGTCATTCACTGGCTGTGGTACCTGCTGGCATTCGCGGTCGGCTCGGCGGTCGCCTGGTTGCTCACCGTCGTCTCGATCCGCCGCACCAGCAAGGAAGACGCCGTTGCGGCGCTTCCCGGCTCGCGTGAGATAGGAGCCCACTGATGCACGGCGTCAATTGCTGGTTGATGGGACTGTCGTTTCTGTTGGGTCTGCTGTTGACATTTGCCTTCACCATCCGGCGGGTCAAACGCGAGGTGCCGGTATCGGTGACACCCGGTACCGCCGGCCCCGCGACGAGCACCGGTTCAGGCTCGACGGCGAAACTTGCCGGCGGCACGCTTCCCTCGGAGACCGAGACCGCCGCGATGGCGATCGGCGGAGCGCCCTACGGCGTGGGCTCGGCACGTGCCGGTGCCGGCGGCGTCGGCCCGACCGGCTGGACGATCAAGGGCAACGAGGACTCGATGCTGTACCACACCACGGACAGCCCCTGGTATGACCAGACGGTCGCCGAGGTGTGGTTCGCCGAGGAGAGTGCCGCCGCCGCAGCAGGATTCACCCGGTGGGACAAGGGCACGGCCGCGCGCGGCCTCAACGGTAGAGCCAAGCTGGTCGAGGTCGAGGAGGTGCCGCCCGGCCCGTTCGGTCCGGGGTCGACCAAGGCCGGCCCGGGCGGCAGTGGCCCGGTGGGCTGGACGGTCAAGGGTAACGAGGACTCGATGCTCTACCACGCCCCGGCGAGCCCGGCCTACGACGCGACGATCGCCGAGGTGTGGTTCAAAGACGAACAGACCGCCGCGGCGGCCGGCTTCCAGCGCTGGGACACCTGGCGCAAGGACATGAAGAAGTAGAAGAAGTGACGAGCCGGGCGTAGTGCGCTCAACTCGGCGGCGGAAGCTGCAGCAGCAGACGTACTCCGCCCAGCGGGCTGTCTTCCAAAGACGCCGTGCCGCCATGCAGTTCGGCCTGTTGCGCCACCAGGGCCAGGCCGAGACCGGACCCCGAATGCGATGCCGTCGATCCGCGGGAGAACCGCTCGAAGACGATGCGGCGCTCTTCTTCCGGAAGCCCGCCGCCGTTGTCGTCGATGGCGATCTCCACGCCTTCGCGTGAGGTGACCGCCGACAACTGCACCTGGGTCGCGCCGCCGTGCTTGACCGCGTTGGCGATCGCGTTGTCCACAGCCAGCCGCAGTCCGGCGGGCAGCCCGACGATGATGCAGGTCGGCGACGGCACCAGCGAGACGTTCAGGTCGGGGAAGACCCGCATCGCGTCGTGGGCCGCCCGGTCGAGCAGATCGGTGATGTCGACCGGCACGTGATCGTCGGAGGTGGACAGTTCGCCCTGTGCCAGCCGCTCCAGGGCCGACAGTGTCGCCTCGATCCGCGTCTGGGTCCGTACGACGTCGTGCAGCACCTCCTTGCGCTGGTCGTCGGGCAGGTCCAGGGTGGTCAGCACTTCGAGGTTGGTGCGCATCGCGGTCAGCGGGGTGCGCAGCTCATGGGAGGAGACCGCGGCGAAGTCACGCGCGGAGGCCAGTGCCTCTTGGGTCCGGTCTCGCTCTTTCCAGATCCGCTGCAGCATGCCGCGCATCGCCTCGGCGATCTCCACCGCTTCGGTGGCGCCGCGCACCTCGATCTCCGGCCGTTCGTCGCCGGCGTCGATCGATCGCGCCTGCTGCGCCAGCCGCCGCAGGGGCCGTACCGCGAATGCCGTCAGCAGCCAGCCCAGCAGCGCGGCCGCCCCGATCGCGACGGTACAGAGCAGGATCACCCGGCGGTGCAGGTTGTTGGTGTCGGCGAGGGTGGCGTCGTAGGTGGCGCCGACGGCCAACGATCGTGGGCCCGGCCCGGGGATGTCGACGGTCCGCACCCGGTAGCGCACGCCGTCGATCTCGGTGTCGGCGTAGCCCGGCTCCAGCTCCGGCAGCACCACGGTGGAGTTCGACGTCACTTGGTTGGCCCGCCGCAGTGTGATCACCGCGTCGGTGGCGCCGGCCGACCGCGGCAGTTCACCCAGGCCGATCAGCGGGACGGTCAGCCCCGCCGCCTCGTCGAGCCGGCGGTCCAGCCAATACTTGCGGTCGTTGGTGATACCGACCCACACGATGGCGCCGATGATGACCGTCACGATCGCGGTGCCGATCGCCGTCACCAGCATCACCCGGGTCCGCAGCGACGGTGTTCTGGCGAAGATGCGCCGCAGCAGTTTCATGACGTTCACGCCTGCCCTCACTGCGTTCGCAGGACGAAGCCGACTCCGCGCACGGTGTGCAGCAGTCGCGGAGCGCCGCCGGCCTCGAGCTTGCGCCGCAGGTAGCCGATGAACACGTCGACGACGTTGGTGTCGGCGGCGAAGTCGTAGCCCCAGACCAGCTCGAGGAGTTGCGCGCGCGACAACACCGCGGTCTTGTGTTCGGCGAGCACGGCCAACAGGTCGAACTCCCGCTTGGTCAGGTCCACGTCCACACCCTTGACCCGGGCGCGGCGGCCCGGGATGTCGACCTCCAGCGGGCCCACCGTGATCGTCTCCGAGGAGGAGCTGGCCGCCGACCCGCGCCGCCGCAGCATCGCCCGAACCCGGGCCACCAGCTCGGCAAGCACGAACGGCTTGACCAGGTAGTCGTCGGCGCCGGCTTCCAGTCCGGCGACCCGGTCGTCGACCGAGCTGCGCGCGGACAACACGCAGACCGGCACGTCGTCACCCATTGCCCGCAGTGCGGTCACCACACTCACGCCGTCGAGTACCGGCATGTTGATGTCGAGCACGATGGCGTCGGGACGGGCTTCCTTGGCGCTGCGTAATGCTTCGGCGCCGTCGGCTGCCGTCGCCACCTCGAAGCCGGACAGGCGCAGTCCGCGTTCCAGCGAGGCGAGCACGTCGGAGTCGTCGTCGACGACCAAGACTCGGGGTGAGGCAGCGGGGTTGTCCATGGTGGCCATTTTGCCTGAACATGGCCATCCAGCGCGGGATGTGCTGCGGGTCGGCGCTATCGATCTAGGGTCAAGTCCGTGACCTCGGCATCGGCGCTGCGCAGCCTGTTGCCCTACCTGCGTCCCTACCGGGCGCGGTGGATCACCATGGTGACGGTAGCCGTGCTCAGTCTGGTCGCCACCGTGGTGATCCCGCTGATGACCAAGGCAGTCATCGACGGCCCGGTGCAGCACCGCGACCAGCCCGGGCTGTGGGTGCTTGGCACGGCCGCGACCGCGCTAGGGGTCATCGAGGCGCTGCTGTTGTTTGTGCGGCGCTGGCTGGTCGCGCCCACCACCATGGGCGTGGAAGCCGATATCCGCAAGGACCTCTACGCGCGGCTGCAGATCCTGCCGATGACCTTTCACGGCCGCTGGCAGTCGGGCCAGCTGCTGTCGCGGATCATGAACGACCTGTCCGCCGTGCGGCGCTTCCTTTCGTTCGTGGTGGTGTTCCTGGTGCTCAACACGGTGCAGATCGTGGCCGTCACGACGATTCTGCTGGTGCTCTACTGGCCGCTGGGCGCGGTTGTCTGCGCTTCGCTGATACCGGTGATGGTTGCGATACAGCACTTCCGGCGCCAGTACACCCGGTTGACGCGCCAAGCGCAGGACCAGGCGGGTCAGGTGGCCACCGTGGTCGAGGAGTCCGCGGCAGGTCTGCGCACCATCAAGGCGTTCGGACGCGAGGACTACGTGTTCGCGCGCTTCGACGCCCAAGCCGCAAAGCTGCGCGACCTGGGCGTGGAGAAGGTGGTGGTGTCCTCGAAGTTCTGGACGCTGTTGGAGGTGATCCCCAACTTCACGCTGATCGGGGTGCTCGCGGTCGGCGCGTACGCCGCCGGGCACCACCTGGTGACGATGGGCACCCTGGTCGC
The window above is part of the Mycolicibacter sp. MU0102 genome. Proteins encoded here:
- a CDS encoding citrate synthase — encoded protein: MAATDDTATLRYPGGELELPIVKATEGSDALAIGSLLAKTGYTTFDNGYANTSPVKSAITYIDGDAGILRYRGYPIEQLAEKSTFIEVSYLLIYGELPTTEQLATFTGRIQRHTMLHEDLKRFFDGFPRNAHPMPVLSSVVNALSAYYQDSLDPSDNDQVELSTIRLLGKLPTIAAYAYKKSAGQPFLYPDNSLSLVENFLRMTFGLPAEPYEADPEVVRALDMLFILHADHEQNCSTSTVRLVGSSRANLFTSISGGINALWGPLHGGANQAVLEMLEQIRDQQNGNVTDFVRKVKNREDGVKLMGFGHRVYKNYDPRARIVKEQADKILGKLGGDDELLNIAKDLEEAALTDDYFVERKLYPNVDFYTGLIYRAIGFPAQMFTVLFALGRLPGWIAHWREMHDEGDSKIGRPRQIYTGYTERDYVGIGGR
- a CDS encoding FKBP-type peptidyl-prolyl cis-trans isomerase, which encodes MTNSAKPQITVPTGPAPADLVIEDIVVGEGPAAVPGGVVNVHYLGVDYDTGAEFDSSWNRGESLEFPLDGLIAGWQDGIPGMKVGGRRQLVIPPELAYGPDGTGHPLAGKTLVFVIDLLGTR
- a CDS encoding OmpA family protein gives rise to the protein MPGSENPTVTGWRKVSRFYRRPPGFGWVLALVAIPLLLALIGYGVTDRSKLDINGPNISTPNVAAPTLSLSVPSVSPPGWSFAPLAILRNGNVITLNGDLPDIATRTGLFDMLKGVFGSGVQLVDNLNIKAGVTAPDLSGLGSVFKAAVSMPDFKFKIVDDTLTLIGTAASDAVKFAVEAASKAAWPNLKLLNDIQVSAGETQVAPSVSEAPTPAPTSAPGPTADCGNLQADITALMSTPVRFVTNGYTLSVGTKEQLARVAEKVKGCHNARVAVNGYTDNTGNDRINVPLSAARAKSVADFLVSHGVPANSVTSKGFGSADPIASNATPDGRAQNRRVAITVS
- a CDS encoding HAMP domain-containing sensor histidine kinase translates to MKLLRRIFARTPSLRTRVMLVTAIGTAIVTVIIGAIVWVGITNDRKYWLDRRLDEAAGLTVPLIGLGELPRSAGATDAVITLRRANQVTSNSTVVLPELEPGYADTEIDGVRYRVRTVDIPGPGPRSLAVGATYDATLADTNNLHRRVILLCTVAIGAAALLGWLLTAFAVRPLRRLAQQARSIDAGDERPEIEVRGATEAVEIAEAMRGMLQRIWKERDRTQEALASARDFAAVSSHELRTPLTAMRTNLEVLTTLDLPDDQRKEVLHDVVRTQTRIEATLSALERLAQGELSTSDDHVPVDITDLLDRAAHDAMRVFPDLNVSLVPSPTCIIVGLPAGLRLAVDNAIANAVKHGGATQVQLSAVTSREGVEIAIDDNGGGLPEEERRIVFERFSRGSTASHSGSGLGLALVAQQAELHGGTASLEDSPLGGVRLLLQLPPPS
- a CDS encoding response regulator transcription factor codes for the protein MDNPAASPRVLVVDDDSDVLASLERGLRLSGFEVATAADGAEALRSAKEARPDAIVLDINMPVLDGVSVVTALRAMGDDVPVCVLSARSSVDDRVAGLEAGADDYLVKPFVLAELVARVRAMLRRRGSAASSSSETITVGPLEVDIPGRRARVKGVDVDLTKREFDLLAVLAEHKTAVLSRAQLLELVWGYDFAADTNVVDVFIGYLRRKLEAGGAPRLLHTVRGVGFVLRTQ